A stretch of the Meles meles chromosome 19, mMelMel3.1 paternal haplotype, whole genome shotgun sequence genome encodes the following:
- the LOC123931901 gene encoding LOW QUALITY PROTEIN: zinc finger protein 544-like (The sequence of the model RefSeq protein was modified relative to this genomic sequence to represent the inferred CDS: substituted 1 base at 1 genomic stop codon): MHLRECQYECDGCLIQTEISDRREAPFRRGEEHNAFHAASSFTDCDIVQTGKRPHACSQCGKSFSCCSKLVVHQRTHTGEKPYECTQCGKSFSQSYDLVVHQRTHTGEKPYECNQCGKSFTQSSKLIRHQRTHTGEKPYKCHECGKSFRWNSNLIVHQRIHTGEKPYECTHCGKSFSQSSDFVAHKRTHTGEKRYECNQCGKSFIRSTQLTRNLXIHTGEKPYKCSQCDKAFSGSSHLIEHQRTHTGEKPFECNQCGKAFTGSSYLLSHQRIHSGEKPYECNNCGKSFRQRSQLVVHQRTHTGEKPYKCSHCKKAFSQRSPLIVHQRTHIGDKPYRCNVC, from the coding sequence ATGCATCTTAGAGAATGTCAGTATGAGTGTGATGGCTGCCTCATACAAACCGAAATAAGTGATCGTAGAGAAGCACCATTTAGGCGTGGGGAGGAACATAATGCCTTCCATGCAGCCTCATCTTTTACTGACTGTGACATCGTTCAGACTGGAAAGAGGCCACATGCATGTAGTCAGTGTGGAAAATCTTTCAGCTGTTGTTCTAAGCTTGTTGTACACCAGAGAACACACACCGGAGAAAAGCCCTATGAATGTACTCAGTGTGGCAAGTCTTTCAGCCAGAGCTATGACCTTGTCGTACATCAGAGAACACACACTGGAGAAAAGCCCTATGAATGTAACCAGTGTGGGAAATCCTTCACCCAGAGTTCCAAACTTATTAGGCATCAGCGAACTCACACAGGAGAAAAACCATATAAATGTCACGAATGTGGAAAATCTTTCAGGTGGAACTCTAACCTTATTGTACATcaaagaattcatactggagagaaaccttatgaGTGTACTCATTGTGGAAAGTCCTTCAGTCAAAGCTCGGACTTTGTTGCACATAAAAGgactcacactggagagaaacgcTATGAATGTAACCAGTGTGGAAAGTCCTTCATTCGAAGCACTCAACTTACTAGGAATCTGTgaattcacactggagagaagccATATAAATGCAGTCAGTGTGATAAAGCTTTCAGTGGGAGCTCTCACCTTATTGAGCATCAGAGAACtcatactggagaaaaaccttTTGAATGTAAtcagtgtgggaaagcctttacTGGGAGCTCCTACCTTCTTTCCCATCAGAGAATTCATTctggagagaaaccatatgaaTGTAATAACTGTGGGAAATCTTTTCGGCAGCGATCACAGCTTGTTGTGCATCAGCGCAcccatactggagagaaaccttacaagtGCAGTCATTGCAAAAAAGCTTTCAGCCAGAGGTCTCCCCTCATTGTGCATCAAAGAACACACATTGGAGACAAGCCCTATCGGTGTAACGTGTGTTAA